The genome window cataataacaataataataataataataaatctttcttTTGTAGATGCAACAAAGATGACGCTATTTCTGCTCTACGGATTCGTGCTGGGAATATTCATCTGTCCCAGTTTGGCCCAGGTAAAAAAGTAGTTGCTTTTATATAAAACAGACTCTGTTATTTGGGAAGCTTTCATAAGAGAAATACTTTGTTTTCATTAaagaatttatttgaaaaacatCACACATTTATTTacgaagttaagagggcattgtggctcttacaatttcatatatatacatacatatatatatatatatattatatatatatatatatatatatatatatatatatatatatatgtgtgtgtgtgtgttgtggtggtgtgtgtgtgtgtgtgtgtatatatatatatatatatatatatatatatatatatatatatatatatataatttacaaattaGTAAATGTCACCAATTATTCAAACATTCTTTCCCATGGATTATACAATCTCTCCATTTGCCGTTGCTTACAAGAATGTCCAAAAACAAACTTCATTTCAACCCATCCATCCCTTCATGAAATCCCACGAAATGACATCACTCACACACAGAAACCACTCATTGCAGAAAGTGAAATACCAGTCGTGCTACAAACTGGGAGAGGGTGAGGCTGCCTGCATGACAGTGGTCGTGGACCGAGATACGAAACTAGTGAGGCTTTCCACAGTGGGAGAAGGTAAATGGCTTTGAAGACGTCAGCACAGTAGAGGATTATGACACAGTGAGTACTAAGCTTTCTGATTCTGGCAGGTGTTTTGTAAGGATGACAGATGTTTAGATATGATAGATAAAATGAGTTGTGGATGACAGATGCGTGGCTGTGATAGATAACTAGAGTTGTGGCTCAAAtagtataataagaaaaatggtttTGAATATGTATACGTAATTTGTTTGCtacaatattacaaaaataaaaaataaatattttgtatatatctctTTTACGCGTTAGACAGCTGAGGAGGggctaaaatattattatacagtTTTGGGTGATAGATAATTGAAGACACAAGGTGGGAATAGATTTAGTTAGGGTATATAAAACGCTTATGAATATATtagtgataatatatttatataaatcttttttcTATTCGATCATTGTATAGAAAAAGTATTCTGAAAAAAatacatgttttaatttattttatatggtgaatatatatatatatatatatatatatatatatatatatatatattaatatattactaatatatatatagatatggtataacatatatatatataagtatatatatatatatatatatatatatatatatgtatatatatacacctatgtaAAAGAATATACCTTTTACATATTAGATAAGAGAGGTCATGTAGGCAGGAAcaggacataaaaaaatataaaatatgaagaaatataaaacatgaaaaccccacataaaaaaaatacattgatatGAATCTTCCCCCAAAAGGGCTTCGCAGCCTCCCGCATAGAAGCGCAGGACGGCTGCTTCGTCCGCCAGGTGACCAACACCTTGGAGGAGCAAGAGGCCTTCCTAGCGGCACACCAGAACACCACCCACGACATCCAGCCGGCCACCGATGTCA of Macrobrachium nipponense isolate FS-2020 chromosome 33, ASM1510439v2, whole genome shotgun sequence contains these proteins:
- the LOC135202813 gene encoding uncharacterized protein LOC135202813; the protein is WEKVNGFEDVSTVEDYDTGFAASRIEAQDGCFVRQVTNTLEEQEAFLAAHQNTTHDIQPATDVNVMAVPLEDPEGTIGETLVDFCGELPVYKMVKSEARRRRKGKSRRKVKSRGKRRAWRGGR